A genome region from Streptomyces antimycoticus includes the following:
- a CDS encoding formylglycine-generating enzyme family protein, which translates to MSGACCAPASGGDREIAEPSAVRLQASDRERAQGLRAMLRIPAGTYLMGGDDADAFPEDGEGPVRAVRLSPFLIDATAVTNRQFATFVRSSGYRTDAERYGWSFVFYALVHPDARHLVRDGTVAQAPWWLAVDGACWQAPYGPGSSWTELSNHPVVHVSWRDASAYAAWAGKRLPTEAEWEMAARGGLERARYPWGDELLPRGQHRCNIWQGKFPQDNTGEDGHLGTAPVKSYRPNNLGVYNTSGNVWEWCSDWWSTTWHAADRPETRRDPAGPPTGEAKVIRGGSYLCHASYCNRYRVAARTSNTPDSSTGHMGFRCAADLPPPR; encoded by the coding sequence ATGTCAGGAGCCTGTTGCGCCCCCGCATCAGGGGGCGACCGGGAGATCGCCGAGCCGTCCGCCGTGCGGCTTCAGGCCTCGGATCGGGAGCGGGCGCAGGGACTGCGCGCCATGCTGCGCATCCCCGCCGGGACCTATCTGATGGGAGGCGATGACGCCGACGCGTTTCCCGAGGACGGTGAAGGCCCGGTCCGGGCGGTGCGGCTGTCGCCGTTCCTCATCGACGCGACCGCCGTCACCAACAGGCAGTTCGCGACGTTCGTGCGCAGCAGCGGCTACCGGACCGATGCCGAGCGCTACGGCTGGTCCTTCGTGTTCTACGCACTCGTCCACCCCGACGCCCGGCACCTGGTACGCGACGGCACGGTGGCGCAGGCACCCTGGTGGCTCGCGGTGGACGGGGCATGCTGGCAGGCGCCCTACGGGCCGGGGTCGTCCTGGACCGAGCTGTCGAACCACCCTGTCGTCCATGTCTCCTGGCGTGACGCGTCCGCCTACGCGGCATGGGCGGGCAAGCGCCTGCCCACGGAGGCGGAGTGGGAGATGGCGGCGCGCGGCGGTCTGGAGCGCGCCCGCTACCCGTGGGGGGATGAGCTGCTGCCCCGCGGGCAGCACCGCTGCAATATCTGGCAGGGGAAGTTCCCGCAGGACAACACAGGTGAGGACGGGCATCTGGGAACCGCGCCGGTCAAGTCCTACCGGCCCAACAACCTCGGCGTGTACAACACCTCGGGCAATGTGTGGGAATGGTGCTCCGACTGGTGGAGCACCACCTGGCACGCGGCCGACCGCCCGGAGACCCGACGGGACCCGGCCGGACCTCCCACCGGTGAGGCGAAGGTGATCCGCGGCGGGTCCTACCTGTGCCACGCGTCGTACTGCAACCGCTACCGCGTCGCCGCGCGCACCTCCAACACACCCGACAGCAGCACCGGGCACATGGGGTTCCGCTGCGCGGCGGACCTGCCCCCGCCACGCTGA
- a CDS encoding ABC transporter permease → MKRLGKRRLRVDLRERPEMLLVPAVFVVTMLAWEFAVPAFGIDDYVLPRPSQICDALRTQLADPLFWGHLKVTVLEALYGFLLGVAAALVLGTAISQVRLVERTFMPYVVAFQTVPKVALAPLFVLWFGFGMTSKVVMAAVISFFPVLVNVIEGLRSADADRIQMLTVFGAGRFQVFRMVRLPSALPFLFAGLDIGIVFSILGAVVGEFIGAKEGLGYLLLQTNYNFDIAGMFAVLVVLSVLGLIAHFIIRFAQKRLVFWAEENRVIGA, encoded by the coding sequence ATGAAACGACTGGGCAAGCGGCGGCTCCGCGTGGACCTGCGAGAGCGCCCCGAGATGCTGCTGGTTCCCGCCGTCTTCGTCGTCACCATGCTGGCCTGGGAGTTCGCGGTCCCCGCCTTCGGTATCGACGACTACGTGCTGCCGCGCCCCTCGCAGATCTGCGACGCCCTCCGCACGCAGCTGGCGGACCCGTTGTTCTGGGGACATCTGAAGGTGACGGTCCTGGAGGCGCTGTACGGCTTTCTGCTCGGAGTGGCGGCGGCGCTGGTGCTGGGCACCGCGATCTCCCAGGTGCGGCTGGTCGAGCGCACCTTCATGCCGTATGTCGTCGCCTTCCAGACGGTGCCCAAGGTGGCGCTCGCGCCGCTGTTCGTCCTCTGGTTCGGCTTCGGCATGACGAGCAAGGTCGTCATGGCGGCGGTGATCTCGTTCTTCCCCGTGCTGGTCAACGTGATCGAGGGGCTGCGTTCGGCCGACGCCGACCGGATCCAGATGCTCACGGTGTTCGGCGCCGGCAGGTTCCAGGTGTTCCGGATGGTGCGGCTGCCGAGCGCGCTCCCCTTCCTCTTCGCCGGCCTGGACATCGGGATCGTCTTCTCAATCCTCGGCGCCGTCGTCGGCGAGTTCATCGGCGCGAAGGAGGGCCTGGGATACCTCCTGCTGCAGACCAACTACAACTTCGACATCGCCGGGATGTTCGCGGTGCTGGTGGTGCTCTCCGTACTGGGGCTGATCGCCCACTTCATCATCCGGTTCGCCCAGAAGCGGCTCGTCTTCTGGGCCGAGGAGAACCGGGTGATCGGCGCATGA
- a CDS encoding dihydroorotase, translating to MTAYDLVVKNARVVTHDHDDARPADIAISGGRIAAVASGIAVEGARRVVDAGGRLAFPGVVDAHQHWGIYHPLPEDAATESRACAQGGVTSALTYTRTGRYYLNKAGAYADFFPEVLAAASGRAHVDYGFHLAPISRAHLDEIPDLIERFGVTSFKVFMFYGSHGLHGRSADQNAFLMLPEDERYDYAHFEFVMRGVQAARERFPDLADEISLSLHCETAEIMTAYTRLVEEAGDLTGLAAYSASRPQHSEGLAVAVASYLAHETGLPTINLLHLSSRKAVDAAVRMSRAFPHIDFRREVTVGHLLADITTAHGLGGKVNPPLRPRDDVEALWEYMLDGTVDWVVSDHACCREEVKFGVPEDDVFLAKAGFGGAEYLLPGLLTEGTKRGLPLGRIAALTSWNPARRYGLRAKGSLAPGFDADIALVDPGRTWTVRAAESESTQQYTPFEGFELTAQVTDTFLRGHHILQAGKVVGPPVGAYLRRPTGTA from the coding sequence ATGACCGCATACGACCTGGTGGTGAAGAACGCCCGTGTCGTCACCCACGACCACGATGACGCGCGCCCCGCGGACATCGCCATCAGCGGAGGCCGGATCGCCGCCGTGGCCTCCGGCATCGCCGTGGAAGGCGCCCGTCGGGTGGTCGACGCCGGCGGCAGGCTGGCGTTCCCCGGTGTCGTCGACGCCCACCAGCACTGGGGGATCTACCACCCGCTGCCCGAGGACGCGGCCACCGAGAGCCGCGCGTGCGCACAGGGAGGCGTCACCAGCGCCCTGACCTATACCCGGACCGGCCGCTACTACCTCAACAAGGCCGGTGCGTACGCCGACTTCTTCCCCGAGGTGCTGGCCGCCGCTTCCGGCCGCGCCCATGTCGACTACGGCTTCCATCTCGCGCCGATCTCGCGCGCTCACCTCGACGAGATTCCCGACCTGATCGAGCGGTTCGGCGTCACCTCGTTCAAGGTCTTCATGTTCTACGGCAGCCACGGCCTCCACGGCAGGTCGGCCGACCAGAACGCGTTCCTGATGCTCCCCGAGGACGAGCGGTACGACTACGCGCACTTCGAGTTCGTCATGCGCGGGGTGCAGGCCGCCCGTGAGCGGTTCCCCGACCTCGCCGACGAGATCTCCCTCTCCCTGCACTGCGAGACCGCCGAGATCATGACCGCGTACACCAGGCTGGTCGAGGAGGCGGGAGACCTGACCGGGCTCGCCGCCTACAGCGCCTCCCGGCCGCAGCACTCCGAGGGCCTCGCGGTCGCCGTCGCCTCCTACCTGGCGCACGAGACCGGACTGCCCACGATCAACCTGCTGCACCTGTCGTCCCGCAAGGCGGTCGACGCGGCCGTGCGGATGAGCCGGGCGTTCCCGCACATCGACTTCCGCCGTGAGGTGACCGTCGGGCATCTGCTCGCCGACATCACCACCGCACACGGCCTCGGCGGCAAGGTCAACCCGCCGCTGCGGCCCCGCGACGACGTCGAGGCGCTCTGGGAGTACATGCTCGACGGCACCGTCGACTGGGTCGTCAGCGACCACGCGTGCTGCCGCGAGGAGGTGAAGTTCGGCGTGCCCGAGGACGACGTCTTCCTCGCCAAGGCCGGCTTCGGCGGCGCCGAGTACCTCCTCCCCGGCCTGCTCACCGAGGGAACGAAACGCGGCCTGCCGCTGGGCCGGATCGCCGCGCTGACCTCCTGGAACCCGGCCCGGCGCTACGGGCTGCGCGCCAAGGGCAGCCTGGCCCCCGGCTTCGACGCCGACATCGCCCTGGTCGACCCGGGCCGCACCTGGACCGTGCGCGCCGCGGAGTCGGAGTCGACGCAGCAGTACACCCCGTTCGAAGGCTTCGAGCTGACCGCCCAGGTCACCGACACCTTCCTGAGGGGCCACCACATCCTGCAGGCGGGCAAGGTCGTCGGCCCACCCGTCGGCGCCTACCTGCGCCGTCCGACCGGCACCGCCTGA
- a CDS encoding IS5 family transposase (programmed frameshift) produces MRRHELSDAEWAFVQPLLPRSERGRRRLDDRTVLNGIVWKFRTGTAWRDVPERYGSWATLHTRFRRWAKDGTFERMLRAAQARADAAGDIEWLVSVDSTIVRAHQHAAGARKGGFAPRGLGRSRGGLTSKIHLACDAVGRPLAFTVTGGNTNDCTQFTAVMKAIRVPRLGPGRPRVRPGHVIGDKGYSSKAIRTWLRQRNIRHTIPERSDQIRNRLRRGSRGGRPPAFDKHVYKRRNVVERCFNRLKQWRGIATRYDKTAESYQAAITLASLLMWA; encoded by the exons ATACGTCGCCATGAACTGTCCGATGCCGAGTGGGCCTTCGTGCAGCCGTTGCTGCCCCGGTCCGAGCGGGGCCGCAGGCGGCTGGACGACCGGACGGTCCTCAACGGGATCGTGTGGAAGTTCCGGACCGGTACGGCCTGGCGGGATGTGCCCGAGCGGTACGGTTCCTGGGCCACGCTGCACACCCGCTTCCGCCGGTGGGCCAAGGACGGCACCTTCGAGCGGATGCTCCGGGCCGCCCAGGCCAGGGCCGACGCGGCCGGGGACATCGAGTGGCTGGTGTCGGTCGACTCCACGATTGTCCGGGCCCACCAGCACGCGGCCGGGGCGCGAAAAGGGGGCTTTGCGCCCCGGG GACTCGGCCGGTCCAGAGGCGGCCTGACCAGCAAGATCCACCTGGCCTGCGACGCTGTGGGGCGACCGCTCGCCTTCACCGTCACCGGCGGGAACACCAACGACTGCACCCAGTTCACCGCCGTGATGAAGGCGATCCGGGTGCCCCGGCTGGGACCGGGGCGGCCCCGGGTCCGCCCCGGCCACGTCATCGGCGACAAGGGCTACAGCTCCAAGGCCATACGCACCTGGCTGCGGCAACGGAACATCCGGCACACCATCCCGGAACGGTCCGACCAGATCCGCAACCGGCTCCGACGCGGCAGCCGTGGCGGACGTCCGCCGGCCTTCGACAAGCACGTCTACAAGCGGCGCAACGTCGTCGAACGGTGCTTCAACCGCCTCAAGCAGTGGCGCGGCATCGCCACCCGCTATGACAAGACCGCCGAGTCCTACCAAGCGGCCATCACCCTCGCATCGCTGCTGATGTGGGCGTGA
- a CDS encoding pirin family protein, whose protein sequence is MASLLDIRRANERFHTRAGWLDSHHSFSFSRHWDPKNTHFGLLLVSNDDVVAPGTGFETHPHQDMEIITWVLDGGLVHQDSEGHNGVIYPGLAQRMSAGTGILHSEKNDSWTLTGQPEHDDPVHFIQMWTIPDESGIRPGYEQLDINDELALGGWATLASGMPGHSNQRAIGIRQKHAALHVARIRPAETLEIVTAPFVHLFVARGSAELEGAGALATGDAVRVTGAEGQRVTGGPDGAEVLMWEMNAAISTA, encoded by the coding sequence ATGGCCTCCCTGCTCGACATCCGGCGCGCCAACGAGCGTTTCCACACCCGCGCCGGCTGGCTCGACTCCCACCACTCCTTCTCCTTCTCGCGCCACTGGGACCCCAAGAACACCCATTTCGGACTTCTACTGGTCTCCAATGACGACGTCGTCGCCCCCGGCACCGGCTTCGAGACCCACCCCCACCAGGACATGGAGATCATCACCTGGGTGCTCGACGGCGGCCTCGTCCACCAGGACTCCGAGGGCCACAACGGGGTGATCTACCCCGGCCTCGCCCAGCGGATGAGCGCCGGCACCGGCATCCTCCACAGCGAGAAGAACGACTCCTGGACCCTTACCGGCCAGCCCGAGCACGACGACCCCGTCCACTTCATCCAGATGTGGACCATCCCCGACGAGTCCGGTATCCGGCCCGGCTACGAGCAGCTCGACATCAACGACGAGCTCGCTCTGGGCGGCTGGGCCACGCTCGCCTCCGGCATGCCCGGGCACAGCAACCAGCGGGCGATCGGCATCCGGCAGAAGCATGCCGCCCTGCACGTCGCCCGCATCCGCCCCGCCGAGACCCTGGAGATCGTCACCGCTCCCTTCGTCCACCTCTTCGTCGCGCGCGGCAGCGCCGAGCTGGAGGGCGCGGGGGCACTGGCCACCGGCGACGCGGTCCGTGTCACCGGCGCGGAGGGCCAGCGCGTCACTGGCGGCCCCGACGGTGCCGAGGTGCTCATGTGGGAGATGAACGCCGCCATCTCCACGGCCTGA
- a CDS encoding FadR/GntR family transcriptional regulator, translating into MSEEPYFRPVRPTRAYEAVVEQVEETLARGALRPGDRLPSERDLMSQFSVSRSTVREALRVLESAGLIRSRPGDPRGAEVLPYSTENLRKPLERLAGRDGISLSELIQFRMILEGSANRLAARLRTDEQVAAIETALERMREAIDEGYAAFSAADVTFHDVVAQAGGNSLIQVCGEVVRGAVLALIEDKLQRAPDSVALMRQSVAHHAEVFEAVRHADLIRADRLARCNLYEYYASYVTEESKPMLQALLEE; encoded by the coding sequence GTGTCAGAAGAGCCGTACTTCCGACCGGTGCGTCCGACCCGTGCCTATGAGGCGGTCGTCGAGCAGGTGGAAGAGACGCTGGCGCGCGGCGCCCTGCGCCCCGGCGACCGGCTGCCGAGCGAACGGGACCTGATGAGCCAGTTCTCGGTGAGCCGTTCCACCGTGCGCGAGGCGCTGCGGGTGCTGGAGAGCGCGGGCCTGATCCGCTCACGACCGGGCGATCCGCGCGGCGCCGAAGTGCTGCCGTACTCCACGGAGAACCTGCGCAAGCCCCTTGAACGGCTGGCCGGAAGGGACGGTATTTCGCTCAGCGAACTGATCCAGTTCCGCATGATCCTGGAGGGCTCGGCCAACCGGCTCGCGGCCCGGCTGCGCACCGACGAGCAGGTGGCGGCCATCGAGACCGCGCTGGAGCGGATGCGGGAGGCGATCGACGAGGGATATGCGGCCTTCAGTGCCGCGGATGTCACCTTCCACGACGTGGTGGCGCAGGCCGGCGGGAACAGTCTGATCCAGGTCTGCGGTGAGGTGGTGCGCGGCGCGGTCCTCGCGCTCATCGAGGACAAGCTGCAGCGGGCACCCGACAGCGTCGCGCTGATGCGCCAGTCCGTGGCCCACCACGCCGAGGTTTTCGAGGCGGTGCGCCACGCGGACCTCATCCGGGCCGACCGGCTCGCGCGCTGCAACCTCTATGAGTACTACGCCTCGTATGTGACCGAGGAGAGCAAACCCATGCTTCAGGCACTCCTCGAGGAGTAG
- a CDS encoding polyprenyl synthetase family protein, protein MTISASRPPAQGPAQAAPQHTAGFAPFGLPHPSAGAEGWYLNGHLRDESGDEYTWMISVLKHHDLRDRAAGPGYGVLSICSGPAGVSHGAWLTPTMHRAVREALRGDTAQDPRVREALAEALAEGPLLPDRLLAEPVVESADTLDMSFGDVAALRREEDGGFRLAFQDRERFELLLTPVKGAVPQFDAQGRYPGRLPTDADAMTSYFVPRLHVHGTLRRADGTPQRVEGHAWFEQDWGSTYYDVERIPGTPDHTWEWAGIQLGNGWEIGCIHARNTDPATGATTLAFTRATVVAPDGGVSYHDVDWQPVRHWTSLATLNTYPTAVRVRVPDLGLDVEVIAPATEGEVRTLIVGRAFWESPATVRGVMGTTPVAGTAFLQTLPTNTIGDIEHYMRRTHDIARAEAAVLYSTDATDQTALGLLTGTSGGTDLDTAARIRLHQAVAAPVLHLLDNPGRSWRPYVAAAVLCLLGADPERYRPLTAVTELLHVSALVIDDIQDNSPTRRGRPSVHEIFGTAPAITAGTLGYYTFDALIQRVPQADAATMLRIYRLYLRDLRAAHAGQALDLAGHHTAFDQAVATGDARPLLDQIRTAHRLKTGMLVRSTAEVSAILGGADETQLDAICAYFEAVGIAYQITDDVFDLYGQCTPDEHQQGITTRSPAEDLRNGEVTYPVAHATRLLDTTDRGRLRDALRQRSDTGALQASDLLMRSGAVDACMAEARELVDTTWDTLAPLLPPTPHKAMVRALGWYAAQRETDHIPRTAALG, encoded by the coding sequence ATGACCATCTCCGCGTCCCGTCCCCCGGCGCAGGGCCCCGCGCAGGCCGCACCGCAGCACACCGCCGGCTTCGCGCCCTTCGGCCTGCCGCACCCGTCGGCCGGTGCCGAAGGGTGGTACCTCAACGGGCATCTGCGGGACGAGAGCGGCGACGAGTACACGTGGATGATCAGCGTCCTGAAACACCACGACCTGCGGGACCGCGCGGCCGGTCCGGGGTACGGCGTGCTGTCCATCTGCTCGGGCCCGGCAGGGGTCTCCCACGGCGCCTGGCTCACGCCCACCATGCACCGCGCGGTCCGCGAGGCGCTCCGCGGCGACACCGCGCAGGATCCCCGGGTCCGCGAGGCGCTGGCGGAGGCCCTCGCCGAGGGCCCGCTGCTGCCCGACCGGCTGCTGGCCGAGCCGGTGGTGGAGTCGGCCGACACGCTGGACATGTCGTTCGGGGACGTGGCCGCGCTGCGCCGTGAGGAGGACGGCGGGTTCCGCCTGGCCTTCCAGGACCGGGAGCGCTTCGAGCTTCTCCTCACCCCCGTCAAGGGGGCGGTCCCCCAGTTCGACGCCCAGGGGCGCTATCCGGGGCGGCTTCCGACCGACGCGGACGCGATGACGTCGTACTTCGTGCCCCGGTTGCACGTCCACGGAACCCTGCGTCGTGCGGACGGCACCCCACAGCGGGTGGAGGGGCACGCCTGGTTCGAGCAGGATTGGGGCAGCACCTACTACGACGTCGAGCGGATCCCGGGAACGCCGGACCACACCTGGGAGTGGGCCGGTATCCAGCTCGGCAACGGCTGGGAGATCGGCTGCATTCACGCGCGCAACACCGATCCCGCCACGGGTGCCACCACGCTGGCATTCACCCGGGCCACGGTGGTTGCCCCGGACGGCGGTGTCAGCTACCACGACGTGGACTGGCAGCCCGTGCGCCACTGGACCTCACTGGCCACCCTCAACACCTACCCCACCGCGGTGCGTGTGCGCGTCCCCGACCTCGGGCTGGATGTCGAGGTGATCGCTCCGGCGACGGAGGGCGAGGTCCGTACCCTGATCGTCGGACGCGCCTTCTGGGAGAGCCCCGCCACCGTGCGCGGCGTCATGGGAACCACGCCCGTGGCCGGCACGGCATTCCTGCAGACCCTCCCGACCAACACCATCGGCGATATCGAGCACTACATGCGCCGCACCCACGACATCGCCCGTGCGGAAGCCGCCGTGCTCTATTCCACCGATGCCACCGACCAGACCGCGCTGGGGCTGCTCACCGGCACCAGCGGCGGAACGGACCTGGACACCGCCGCCCGGATCCGCCTCCATCAGGCGGTCGCCGCTCCCGTTCTGCACCTGCTGGACAACCCCGGACGCTCCTGGCGCCCCTACGTGGCCGCGGCCGTCCTCTGCCTTCTCGGCGCCGACCCCGAGCGCTACCGGCCGCTGACCGCGGTCACCGAGCTGCTGCATGTCTCGGCGCTGGTCATCGATGACATCCAGGACAACTCGCCCACCCGGCGCGGCCGTCCGAGCGTCCACGAGATCTTCGGCACCGCTCCGGCGATCACCGCCGGCACCCTCGGCTACTACACCTTCGACGCCCTCATTCAGCGCGTCCCGCAGGCCGACGCCGCCACCATGCTGCGCATCTACCGGCTCTATCTGCGGGACCTGCGCGCCGCCCACGCCGGTCAGGCCCTCGACCTCGCCGGGCACCACACCGCGTTCGACCAAGCCGTGGCCACCGGTGACGCCCGCCCCCTCCTCGACCAGATCCGCACCGCCCACCGGCTCAAGACGGGCATGCTCGTCCGCAGCACCGCCGAGGTCTCCGCGATCCTCGGCGGCGCCGACGAGACCCAACTCGACGCGATCTGCGCGTACTTCGAGGCCGTCGGAATCGCCTACCAGATCACCGACGACGTCTTCGACCTGTACGGGCAGTGCACCCCCGACGAACACCAGCAGGGCATCACCACCCGCTCCCCCGCCGAAGACCTCCGCAACGGCGAGGTCACCTACCCCGTGGCCCACGCCACCCGCCTCCTCGACACCACCGACCGCGGGCGCCTGCGCGACGCCCTCCGGCAGCGCTCCGACACCGGTGCGCTCCAGGCGTCCGACCTGCTGATGCGCAGCGGAGCCGTGGACGCGTGCATGGCCGAGGCCCGCGAACTCGTCGACACGACCTGGGACACCCTCGCCCCCCTGCTCCCGCCGACCCCGCACAAGGCCATGGTGCGCGCACTGGGCTGGTACGCCGCCCAACGCGAAACCGACCACATCCCCCGGACAGCCGCCCTTGGATGA
- the wrbA gene encoding NAD(P)H:quinone oxidoreductase yields the protein MSAPIKVAVVYYSSTGTIAEISKQIAQQAEKAGAEVRLLKAAELAPQAAIDSNPAWAANAAATADIPDATPDDIEWADAVVFGSPTRFGNVASQLKQFIDTLGGLWGEGKLADKVYSGFTSSATTHGGQESTLLALYNSFHHFGGIIVAPGYTDPAKFADGNPYGTSHVDGQGSNPVDETTREAARVQAERIVRLTTALKAGLATA from the coding sequence GTGAGCGCCCCGATCAAGGTAGCCGTCGTCTACTACTCCTCCACTGGCACGATCGCCGAGATCAGCAAGCAGATAGCCCAGCAAGCGGAGAAGGCCGGTGCCGAGGTCCGCCTGCTCAAGGCGGCCGAACTGGCACCGCAGGCCGCGATCGACTCCAACCCCGCCTGGGCCGCCAACGCCGCCGCCACGGCCGACATCCCCGACGCCACCCCGGACGACATCGAATGGGCCGACGCCGTGGTCTTCGGTTCCCCCACCCGCTTCGGCAACGTCGCCTCGCAGCTGAAGCAGTTCATCGACACGCTCGGCGGCCTGTGGGGCGAGGGCAAGCTCGCTGACAAGGTCTACAGCGGCTTCACCTCCTCCGCCACCACCCATGGCGGCCAGGAGTCCACCCTGCTCGCCCTGTACAACTCCTTCCATCACTTCGGCGGCATCATCGTCGCCCCCGGCTACACCGACCCCGCCAAGTTCGCCGACGGCAACCCGTACGGCACCTCCCACGTCGACGGCCAGGGCAGCAACCCCGTCGACGAGACCACCCGTGAGGCCGCCCGGGTCCAGGCCGAGCGCATCGTGCGCCTCACCACCGCCCTCAAGGCCGGCCTCGCCACCGCCTGA
- a CDS encoding ABC transporter ATP-binding protein, with protein sequence MEVTGVYHAYGRRAVLCGVDLRLRPGVLAGIVGENGAGKTTLLRILSGELAPDRGTVRHYGGFGYCPQAAVLNDALTVRQHLRYFKVAYGLSDLVRAEEVMETLQFSEYADERAGVLSGGTRQKLNLTLALMHHPRTLLLDEPYQGFDWETYQRFWDLASRLREDGRSVLVVSHLAYDAERLDTLWRLDGGRLHGQTAEPTA encoded by the coding sequence ATGGAGGTGACCGGCGTGTACCACGCCTACGGTCGGCGTGCGGTGCTGTGCGGTGTCGACCTGCGACTGCGCCCCGGTGTACTGGCCGGAATCGTCGGGGAGAACGGCGCGGGCAAGACGACCCTGCTGAGGATTCTGTCAGGCGAACTGGCCCCGGATCGCGGCACGGTCCGCCACTACGGCGGTTTCGGGTACTGCCCGCAGGCCGCCGTCCTCAACGACGCGCTCACCGTCCGCCAGCACCTGAGGTACTTCAAGGTCGCCTACGGCCTGAGTGACCTGGTGCGAGCCGAAGAGGTCATGGAGACACTCCAGTTCAGCGAGTACGCCGACGAACGCGCCGGAGTTCTCAGCGGCGGAACCCGGCAGAAGCTGAACCTCACCCTGGCCCTCATGCACCATCCGCGGACCCTGCTGCTGGACGAGCCCTACCAGGGCTTCGACTGGGAGACCTACCAGCGGTTCTGGGACCTGGCCTCCCGGCTGCGCGAGGACGGCCGATCGGTCCTCGTGGTCTCCCACCTGGCCTACGACGCCGAACGCCTCGACACCTTGTGGCGCCTGGACGGGGGCCGTCTCCACGGGCAGACCGCGGAGCCCACCGCATGA
- a CDS encoding ABC transporter permease: MTPPRAVRRNRTLFMTATRYALIEHLRNRFAMVLIALFIPVWTALAFWSVPSTNTRFRLRATGRLLTPHGNQLTEITGALNAVTLIVGFMMFAASFAGGHFDRRLALAGYPRTHLVLAKLTSLTLASAAVAAYATILTRTFWAPEQPIVLAAALFCAGITYGALGVAFGSLLRREVEGMFAIVMTSVIDLALQNPLYSSSSDGSVVRYLPSYGAMQAATGAGFSATPLPKYLAIQAGWFTAAALIALLAFHCRTRNTLGKSGRPRVVPPRHPEAAPRTDDVPVGEPSSHRTGRPPSHGSGPSTAGEQVPPP; this comes from the coding sequence ATGACACCTCCCCGAGCCGTACGCCGCAACCGCACCCTTTTCATGACGGCGACCCGCTACGCGCTGATCGAGCATCTGCGCAACCGCTTCGCCATGGTCCTCATCGCGCTGTTCATCCCCGTGTGGACCGCGCTGGCGTTCTGGTCTGTGCCCAGCACCAACACCCGCTTCCGGCTGCGGGCGACCGGCCGGCTGCTCACCCCGCACGGCAACCAGCTCACCGAGATCACCGGCGCCCTCAACGCCGTCACCCTGATCGTCGGCTTCATGATGTTCGCGGCCTCTTTCGCGGGCGGCCACTTCGACCGCCGACTGGCCCTGGCCGGCTACCCCCGCACCCATCTCGTCCTCGCCAAACTCACCTCCTTGACGCTGGCCTCCGCCGCCGTGGCCGCCTACGCGACCATCCTCACCCGCACCTTCTGGGCGCCCGAGCAGCCCATCGTGCTCGCCGCCGCTCTCTTTTGCGCCGGCATCACCTATGGCGCCCTGGGCGTCGCCTTCGGCTCACTGCTGCGCCGTGAGGTGGAGGGCATGTTCGCCATCGTGATGACCAGCGTGATCGACCTCGCCCTGCAAAATCCCCTCTACAGCTCCAGCTCCGACGGCAGCGTGGTGCGCTACCTGCCCTCCTACGGTGCGATGCAGGCCGCCACCGGCGCCGGGTTCTCCGCCACTCCGCTTCCGAAGTACCTCGCCATCCAGGCCGGATGGTTCACCGCCGCCGCACTCATCGCCCTCCTCGCCTTCCACTGCCGCACCCGTAACACCCTCGGCAAAAGCGGACGGCCGCGTGTCGTCCCGCCCCGCCACCCCGAAGCCGCACCGCGGACGGACGACGTCCCGGTCGGCGAGCCTTCCTCCCATCGCACCGGGCGGCCACCGTCACACGGATCAGGACCATCCACGGCAGGAGAGCAGGTGCCGCCTCCCTAG